A section of the Jannaschia sp. S6380 genome encodes:
- a CDS encoding M20 aminoacylase family protein produces MPVKNRFAELLPEITAWRRDLHENPEILFDTHRTSGIVADKLREFGCDEVVEGIGRTGVVGVIRGRQDGDKVIGLRADMDALPIHEQTGKEYASRTANAMHACGHDGHTAMLLGAAKYLAETRNFAGTVVVIFQPAEEGGGGGKEMCDDGMMDRWNIQEVYGMHNWPGKPVGQFAIRPGAFFAATDLFEIELEGKGGHAAKPQEVVDTGLMTAHLITALQSIVSRNADPVDQIVVSVTSMESSSKAFNVIPQRVELKGTVRTMSPGMRDLAEKRIQEISAGIAATFGGTAKVGYHRNYPVMVNHEEQTQFAAEVAKAVSGGCEDAPLVMGGEDFAFMLEERPGAYILVGNGETAPVHHPEYDFTDDAIPAGCSWWAEVVERRMPAA; encoded by the coding sequence ATGCCCGTCAAGAACCGTTTCGCCGAACTGCTGCCCGAAATCACCGCCTGGCGCCGCGACCTGCACGAGAACCCCGAGATCCTGTTCGACACGCACCGCACCAGCGGCATCGTCGCGGACAAGCTGCGCGAATTCGGATGCGATGAGGTGGTCGAGGGGATCGGTCGCACCGGCGTCGTGGGCGTGATCCGGGGCCGACAGGACGGCGACAAGGTCATCGGCCTGCGCGCCGACATGGACGCCCTGCCGATCCATGAGCAGACCGGCAAGGAATACGCGTCCAGGACCGCGAACGCGATGCATGCCTGCGGCCATGACGGCCATACCGCGATGCTGCTGGGTGCGGCGAAATACCTGGCCGAGACGCGAAACTTCGCGGGAACGGTCGTGGTCATCTTCCAGCCCGCCGAGGAGGGCGGCGGCGGCGGCAAGGAGATGTGCGACGACGGCATGATGGACCGCTGGAACATCCAGGAGGTCTACGGGATGCACAACTGGCCCGGCAAACCCGTGGGTCAGTTCGCCATCCGCCCCGGCGCCTTCTTCGCCGCGACCGACCTGTTCGAGATCGAGCTAGAGGGCAAGGGCGGTCATGCCGCCAAGCCGCAGGAGGTGGTGGATACGGGTCTGATGACGGCCCACCTGATCACCGCGTTGCAAAGCATCGTGTCGCGCAACGCCGATCCGGTGGATCAGATCGTGGTGTCCGTCACGTCGATGGAATCCTCCTCGAAGGCTTTCAACGTCATCCCGCAACGCGTTGAACTGAAAGGAACCGTCCGCACGATGTCGCCCGGCATGCGCGACCTGGCCGAAAAGCGTATCCAGGAGATCAGCGCCGGCATCGCGGCCACCTTCGGCGGCACCGCGAAAGTCGGGTATCACCGCAACTACCCGGTTATGGTGAACCACGAGGAGCAGACGCAGTTCGCCGCCGAGGTCGCGAAGGCCGTCTCGGGCGGATGCGAGGATGCACCGCTGGTCATGGGCGGCGAGGATTTCGCCTTCATGCTGGAGGAACGGCCCGGCGCCTATATCCTGGTAGGCAACGGCGAAACCGCTCCGGTGCACCACCCCGAATACGACTTCACCGACGACGCGATCCCCGCCGGATGTTCCTGGTGGGCCGAGGTGGTCGAACGGCGGATGCCCGCGGCCTGA
- a CDS encoding AMP-binding protein, with the protein MRRTIARLAPWEEMRASFRWSIPERFNIAAGCCDVWAEREPDRAAIVDLSRGRRAWTYGELHRMSNRLANALSRGGVGRGDRVAILLPQRAEVMVAHFAAMKLGAVSLPLFTLFGPEALEYRLRDSGARAILCDADGAARLTGLDLPDLGLRIDVDDLHDLPDGGPVLTCDTAADDPAMMIYTSGTTGTPKGVLHAHRFLLGHLPCVETALEGFPRPGDVGWTPADWAWIGGLMDLAMPCLWFGVPLIAKRFGKFDPREAWDLMAAERVTAAFLPPTALKMLRRTDPPDGLTLRAVMSGGEALGAGLLHWGREALGAPINEIYGQTECNLVMASCAGTQDVISGTLGRAVPGVEVEVQDEDGHAVAPGNVGEICAKGSPATFLRYWNKPEDTAAKWRAGWLRTGDLGRVEKGGVITYVSRDDDVITSSGYRIGPAEIETCLVAHPDVVTCAVVGLPDADRGEAVTAFVVAPDRSETLAADLIDWVRARLSPHMAPRDVRFVDALPMTATGKVMRRALRET; encoded by the coding sequence ATGCGACGCACGATCGCGCGCCTCGCCCCCTGGGAGGAGATGCGCGCGTCGTTCCGCTGGTCCATCCCCGAACGCTTCAACATCGCGGCGGGCTGCTGCGATGTCTGGGCCGAGCGGGAGCCGGACAGGGCCGCCATCGTCGATCTGTCACGGGGCCGCCGTGCGTGGACCTATGGCGAACTTCATCGGATGTCGAACCGGCTGGCCAATGCATTGTCGCGGGGCGGCGTGGGACGCGGCGACCGGGTCGCGATCCTGCTGCCGCAACGTGCCGAAGTCATGGTCGCTCATTTCGCGGCGATGAAGCTGGGGGCCGTGTCGCTGCCGCTGTTTACGTTGTTCGGCCCCGAGGCGCTGGAATACAGGCTGCGCGATTCCGGCGCCCGCGCGATCCTCTGCGATGCCGACGGCGCGGCCCGTCTGACCGGGCTGGACCTGCCGGACCTGGGCCTCCGGATCGATGTAGACGATCTGCACGACCTGCCGGACGGCGGTCCGGTCCTGACTTGCGACACGGCGGCGGATGACCCCGCGATGATGATCTACACGTCGGGCACGACCGGCACGCCCAAGGGTGTCCTGCACGCGCATCGGTTCCTGCTCGGGCATCTGCCTTGCGTCGAGACGGCGCTGGAAGGGTTCCCCCGACCCGGCGATGTGGGCTGGACGCCGGCGGATTGGGCCTGGATCGGCGGACTGATGGACCTGGCCATGCCGTGCCTGTGGTTCGGCGTGCCGCTGATCGCGAAGCGGTTCGGCAAGTTCGATCCGCGGGAAGCCTGGGACCTAATGGCCGCCGAAAGGGTGACGGCGGCGTTCCTGCCACCCACCGCGCTGAAGATGCTGCGTCGGACCGATCCGCCGGACGGGCTGACCCTGCGCGCGGTCATGTCGGGAGGCGAGGCCCTGGGTGCCGGCCTGCTGCATTGGGGGCGGGAGGCGCTCGGCGCGCCGATCAACGAGATCTACGGCCAGACGGAATGCAACCTCGTGATGGCGTCATGCGCGGGAACACAGGACGTCATTTCCGGAACGCTGGGCCGCGCGGTCCCCGGGGTAGAAGTCGAGGTGCAGGACGAAGACGGCCATGCGGTCGCGCCCGGAAACGTTGGCGAGATTTGCGCAAAGGGGTCGCCCGCGACCTTCTTGCGCTACTGGAACAAGCCCGAAGATACGGCGGCGAAATGGCGCGCGGGGTGGCTCCGCACCGGCGATCTGGGCCGGGTCGAGAAGGGTGGCGTGATCACATATGTCAGCCGTGACGATGACGTGATCACATCGTCCGGCTACCGCATTGGCCCGGCGGAGATCGAGACCTGTCTCGTGGCGCATCCCGATGTCGTGACCTGCGCGGTCGTCGGTCTGCCGGATGCGGACCGGGGCGAGGCGGTGACGGCCTTCGTCGTCGCGCCCGACCGTTCCGAGACGCTGGCCGCGGATCTGATCGACTGGGTCCGCGCGCGGCTGAGCCCGCATATGGCGCCGCGCGATGTACGGTTCGTCGATGCGCTGCCGATGACGGCGACGGGCAAGGTCATGCGCCGGGCATTGCGCGAGACCTGA
- the moaA gene encoding GTP 3',8-cyclase MoaA — translation MTAPLIDPFARRIDYLRVSVTDRCDFRCTYCMAEHMTFLPKKELLTLEELDRMCSAFVRLGVRKLRITGGEPLVRKGIMTFFDGMSRHLGSGLDELTLTTNGSQLDRFAQPLWDAGVRRINVSLDTLDDAKFKAITRWGSLEKVRRGIAAAQAVGMRVKINAVALKGFNEDELFDLLAWCAVEGMDLTFIEVMPMGDMGEVQRLDQYWPLKDLRARLAGRFTLTDLAHRTGGPARYVRVEETGQQVGFITPLTHNFCESCNRVRVTCTGELYMCLGQEDMADLRGPLRASEADGPLEHAIRAAIARKPKGHDFDYSRQAVAGQVTRHMSHTGG, via the coding sequence ATGACCGCACCGCTGATCGACCCCTTCGCCCGCCGGATCGACTACCTTCGGGTGTCGGTCACGGATCGCTGCGACTTCCGCTGCACCTATTGCATGGCGGAGCACATGACCTTCCTTCCGAAGAAGGAGCTTCTGACGCTGGAGGAGTTGGACCGGATGTGTTCGGCCTTCGTCCGGCTGGGTGTCCGCAAGCTTCGCATCACCGGGGGGGAGCCGCTGGTCCGCAAGGGGATCATGACATTCTTCGACGGCATGTCGCGACATCTCGGCTCCGGCCTGGACGAGCTGACGCTGACCACGAACGGCAGCCAGCTCGACCGCTTCGCACAGCCGCTCTGGGATGCGGGGGTGCGGCGGATCAACGTCTCGCTCGACACGCTGGACGACGCCAAGTTCAAGGCGATCACCCGCTGGGGATCGCTCGAAAAGGTCCGGCGGGGGATCGCGGCGGCGCAGGCCGTCGGCATGCGGGTCAAGATCAACGCGGTGGCGCTGAAGGGCTTCAACGAGGACGAGTTGTTCGACCTGCTTGCATGGTGCGCGGTTGAAGGGATGGACCTGACTTTCATCGAGGTCATGCCGATGGGCGACATGGGCGAGGTGCAACGCCTCGACCAGTACTGGCCGCTGAAGGATTTGCGCGCGCGGCTGGCGGGGCGGTTCACGCTGACCGACCTGGCGCATCGCACCGGCGGGCCGGCGCGATACGTGCGGGTGGAGGAAACCGGCCAGCAGGTCGGCTTCATCACGCCGCTGACTCATAACTTCTGCGAAAGCTGCAACCGCGTGCGTGTGACCTGCACGGGCGAGCTTTACATGTGCCTGGGGCAGGAAGACATGGCCGACCTGCGTGGGCCGTTGCGAGCGTCCGAGGCGGATGGCCCGCTGGAACACGCGATCCGCGCGGCGATCGCGCGGAAGCCCAAAGGACACGATTTCGACTATTCACGACAGGCGGTCGCCGGTCAGGTCACGCGGCATATGAGTCATACGGGCGGATAA
- a CDS encoding histidine phosphatase family protein, giving the protein MDHFIKLILLRHTKSDWTDPSLPDRERPLNERGRSAAAKMGEWLRSRGHLPDLVLCSDARRTRETLEGLGLPETQTEYRPDLYLADAETILSLARAQTVGCVLIVGHNPGIGAAAEMACTTPPVAPEFTRYPTGACTVVEIDGEPGRWLDFATPRDP; this is encoded by the coding sequence ATGGACCATTTCATCAAGCTGATCCTGCTGCGTCACACCAAGTCGGACTGGACGGACCCGTCCCTGCCCGACCGGGAGCGGCCCCTGAACGAGCGCGGTCGGTCCGCGGCCGCCAAGATGGGCGAGTGGCTGCGGTCGCGGGGTCACCTGCCCGACCTCGTCCTGTGTTCCGATGCCCGACGCACGCGCGAAACGCTGGAGGGCCTGGGTCTTCCCGAAACGCAGACGGAATATCGTCCCGACCTCTATCTGGCCGATGCCGAGACGATCCTGTCGCTGGCCCGGGCGCAGACGGTGGGCTGCGTGTTGATCGTGGGTCATAATCCCGGCATCGGTGCAGCCGCCGAAATGGCCTGCACCACGCCCCCCGTCGCGCCGGAGTTCACCCGCTATCCGACCGGCGCCTGCACCGTGGTCGAGATCGACGGGGAGCCGGGCCGCTGGCTCGACTTCGCCACGCCGCGCGATCCATGA
- a CDS encoding Lrp/AsnC family transcriptional regulator has protein sequence MAARLDDLDRKILRALQADAGQSLDEIARQVGSSKTPVWNRIRKMREAGVMGATTVILDPEALGLEACFFVLIRTSEHESAWQAKFLAALRARPEVQEAHRLAGEIDYILKVRVANARAYDVFYQALISEVRVFNVTALLSMEEIKSTVALPV, from the coding sequence ATGGCTGCCCGACTGGACGATCTGGATCGGAAGATCCTTCGCGCACTGCAAGCCGATGCGGGGCAATCGCTGGACGAGATCGCGCGTCAGGTCGGGTCGTCGAAAACCCCGGTCTGGAACCGCATCCGCAAGATGCGCGAGGCGGGTGTGATGGGGGCCACGACCGTCATCCTCGACCCCGAAGCCCTTGGACTGGAAGCCTGTTTTTTCGTCCTCATCCGCACGTCCGAGCACGAGTCCGCCTGGCAGGCCAAGTTCCTCGCCGCCCTTCGCGCCCGGCCGGAGGTGCAGGAGGCGCACCGGCTTGCGGGGGAGATCGACTACATCCTGAAGGTCCGCGTCGCCAATGCCCGCGCCTATGACGTGTTCTACCAGGCGCTGATATCGGAGGTGCGGGTGTTCAACGTCACCGCGCTCCTGTCGATGGAGGAGATCAAGTCGACCGTTGCCCTGCCGGTCTGA
- the cysG gene encoding siroheme synthase CysG, whose translation MNHFPVFLALEGRRVLVAGGGDAAVAKLRLLLKTTARITVVTKSPAPEIAAWAAYGRLTLIRRAQEPGDALCCVIAYGAHEDAALDARTLRLASADGALVNIVDNLEASQFITPAIVDRDPVVVAIGTEGAAPVLARKIKAELEASLPAQLGLLARIGKGFRRAADALPMGAVRRRFWAAYYDQAGPRAAEAGEDAIRATLDDLLKTHLAAETRPGHVDLVGAGPGDPELLTLKARNALDRADVVIHDRLVAPAILELARREAIIIDAGKEGFGPSTPQEDINALLVRHGLDGNHVVRLKSGDPTVFGRLDEEIEALDAVGLSWTIVPGITAASAAVAGIGQSLTKRGRNGAVRFLTGHDMKGFADQDWTALARPDAVAAIYMGKRAARWMQGRLMMHGAAPATPVTIVENASRPDQAIHAATLGTLPDSLSDVGGPAVLLHGLAPRAAAHAIETREIAL comes from the coding sequence ATGAACCATTTTCCCGTCTTCCTGGCCCTCGAAGGGCGGCGCGTCCTGGTCGCGGGCGGTGGCGATGCGGCGGTGGCCAAGCTGCGGCTGCTGCTGAAGACCACGGCCCGGATCACCGTCGTGACGAAGTCCCCCGCCCCCGAGATCGCCGCCTGGGCCGCCTATGGCCGCCTGACCCTGATCCGCCGCGCGCAGGAGCCGGGCGACGCGCTCTGCTGCGTGATCGCCTATGGCGCGCATGAGGATGCCGCGCTGGATGCCCGGACCCTGCGCCTGGCTTCCGCCGACGGCGCATTGGTCAATATCGTCGACAACCTGGAGGCGTCGCAGTTCATCACCCCGGCCATCGTCGACCGCGACCCGGTCGTCGTCGCCATCGGAACGGAGGGCGCGGCCCCCGTTCTGGCCCGAAAGATCAAGGCGGAGCTGGAGGCATCGCTGCCGGCGCAGCTCGGCCTGCTCGCCCGGATCGGCAAGGGCTTCCGCCGCGCTGCCGATGCCTTGCCAATGGGTGCGGTACGCCGTCGGTTCTGGGCCGCGTATTACGACCAGGCCGGTCCGCGCGCCGCCGAGGCAGGCGAGGATGCGATCCGCGCGACGCTGGACGACCTGCTGAAGACGCATCTGGCCGCCGAGACCCGGCCCGGCCATGTCGACCTCGTCGGTGCGGGACCGGGCGATCCGGAACTGCTGACGTTGAAGGCGCGCAACGCGCTCGACCGTGCCGATGTCGTGATCCATGACCGGCTGGTGGCCCCGGCGATCCTGGAACTGGCCCGCCGCGAGGCGATCATCATCGACGCCGGCAAGGAGGGGTTCGGCCCCTCCACCCCGCAGGAAGACATCAACGCGCTGCTGGTGCGGCACGGTCTGGACGGCAATCACGTCGTTCGCCTCAAGTCCGGCGACCCGACGGTCTTCGGACGATTGGACGAAGAGATCGAGGCGCTGGATGCGGTCGGCCTGTCATGGACCATCGTGCCCGGCATCACCGCCGCCTCCGCCGCCGTGGCTGGCATCGGACAGAGCTTGACGAAGCGTGGCCGCAACGGTGCCGTCCGCTTCCTGACCGGACACGACATGAAGGGGTTCGCGGACCAGGACTGGACGGCCCTCGCCCGACCGGACGCCGTGGCGGCGATCTATATGGGCAAGCGCGCGGCCCGGTGGATGCAGGGCCGGCTGATGATGCACGGTGCCGCGCCCGCGACGCCTGTGACCATCGTCGAAAACGCCAGCCGCCCCGATCAGGCGATCCATGCCGCGACGCTTGGCACCCTGCCCGACAGCCTGTCTGACGTTGGCGGCCCGGCCGTCCTTTTGCACGGCCTCGCCCCGCGCGCCGCTGCCCACGCCATCGAGACACGGGAGATCGCGCTATGA
- a CDS encoding DUF2849 domain-containing protein — protein MSRRPFTPKVVTANLLREGDVVYLTARDEWVRTLSRAELIEDEAIAQLRLLDAERQPEIVVGAYLADVKAGPDGPEPLHFREGFRATGPSNYAHGKQANTSLKAES, from the coding sequence ATGAGCCGCCGCCCCTTCACCCCCAAGGTCGTCACCGCCAACCTGCTGCGCGAGGGCGACGTCGTCTATCTGACCGCGCGCGACGAATGGGTTCGGACCCTGTCCAGGGCCGAGTTGATCGAGGACGAGGCCATCGCCCAGCTTCGCCTGCTGGATGCCGAGCGCCAACCCGAGATCGTCGTCGGCGCCTATCTTGCGGATGTGAAGGCCGGACCCGACGGCCCGGAGCCGCTGCATTTCCGCGAGGGGTTCCGGGCCACCGGTCCCTCCAACTACGCCCACGGCAAGCAGGCCAACACGTCCCTCAAGGCGGAGTCCTGA
- a CDS encoding nitrite/sulfite reductase: MYHYDDFDRAFLATRNAQFRAQVERRLDGSLTEDEFKPLRLMNGVYLQLHAYMLRVAIPYGTLSSNQMRVLAELAERWDKGYGHFTTRQNIQYNWPKLVDIPDMLDRLADVGLHAIQTSGNTIRNVTADHFAGAADDEVADPRPVAELLRQWSTDHPEFQFLPRKFKIAVTGSSNDRAVTRAHDIGLVMKDLDGQVGFEVLVGGGLGRTPMIGKTLRDFLPKADLLPFVEAIVSVYNRLGRRDNKYKARIKITVHETGIDAIRDQVEARFAELRPLFTGVDQDLLAGIEAQFAPPAFRPSSALPPVLDPVLQSWLDTNVTDHRRADHAVVTVSLKAHGATPGDATADQMRLMADIAERHAYGELRISHEQNVILPHVRRADLPAIYAALRNAGLGTANVGLASDIIACPGMDYCALATARSIPVAQKIATRIDEMGVEHDIGALKIKISGCINACGHHHVGHIGILGLDRAGVENYQITLGGDGTERATIGERAGPGFAYDEIVPAVERLVLAYLDLRDAPDETFLDAYRRLGPAPFKTALYPQEKRDAA, from the coding sequence ATGTATCACTACGACGATTTCGATCGCGCCTTCCTCGCAACCCGCAACGCGCAATTCCGCGCGCAGGTGGAACGCCGCCTCGATGGCAGCCTGACCGAGGACGAGTTCAAGCCGCTGCGCCTGATGAACGGGGTCTATTTGCAACTGCACGCCTATATGCTGCGCGTGGCAATTCCTTACGGGACGCTTTCGTCCAATCAGATGCGCGTGCTGGCCGAACTGGCCGAGCGGTGGGACAAGGGCTACGGCCACTTCACCACGCGTCAGAACATCCAGTACAACTGGCCGAAGCTGGTCGACATTCCCGACATGCTGGACCGTCTGGCCGATGTCGGGCTGCACGCGATCCAGACCAGCGGCAACACGATCCGCAACGTGACGGCCGACCATTTCGCCGGCGCCGCCGACGACGAGGTCGCAGATCCGCGCCCGGTGGCCGAGCTGCTGCGCCAATGGTCGACCGATCACCCGGAATTCCAGTTCCTGCCACGCAAGTTCAAGATCGCCGTCACCGGCAGCTCGAACGACCGTGCCGTGACCCGCGCGCACGACATCGGGCTGGTGATGAAGGATCTGGACGGCCAGGTCGGGTTCGAGGTGCTGGTCGGCGGCGGTCTGGGCCGCACGCCGATGATCGGCAAGACCCTGCGGGACTTCCTGCCCAAGGCCGACCTGCTTCCGTTCGTCGAGGCGATCGTGTCGGTCTACAACCGGTTGGGCCGGCGCGACAACAAGTACAAGGCCCGCATCAAGATCACCGTCCACGAGACCGGGATCGACGCCATCCGCGACCAGGTGGAAGCGCGGTTCGCCGAGTTGCGGCCGCTGTTCACGGGGGTCGATCAGGACCTGCTCGCCGGGATCGAGGCGCAATTCGCGCCGCCCGCGTTCCGTCCGTCTTCCGCCCTGCCGCCGGTGCTCGATCCGGTGCTGCAAAGCTGGCTCGACACCAACGTCACCGACCACCGGCGGGCGGACCATGCGGTCGTGACCGTCTCGCTCAAGGCGCATGGCGCCACGCCGGGCGACGCGACGGCCGACCAGATGCGCCTGATGGCGGACATCGCGGAGCGCCACGCCTACGGGGAACTGCGCATCAGCCACGAGCAGAACGTCATCCTGCCGCATGTCCGCCGCGCCGACCTGCCCGCCATCTATGCCGCCTTGCGGAATGCGGGCCTCGGCACCGCGAATGTGGGGCTCGCGTCGGACATCATTGCCTGCCCCGGCATGGATTACTGTGCGCTGGCCACCGCGCGCTCGATCCCCGTCGCGCAGAAGATCGCCACGCGGATCGACGAGATGGGCGTGGAGCACGACATCGGCGCGCTGAAGATCAAGATATCGGGCTGCATCAATGCCTGCGGGCACCACCATGTCGGCCATATCGGGATCCTGGGCCTCGACCGCGCGGGGGTGGAGAACTATCAGATCACGCTGGGCGGCGACGGAACCGAACGCGCGACCATCGGCGAACGCGCCGGGCCGGGCTTCGCCTATGACGAGATCGTGCCCGCCGTCGAACGCCTGGTCCTGGCCTATCTCGACCTTCGCGACGCACCGGACGAAACCTTCCTCGACGCCTATCGCCGCCTCGGCCCCGCGCCGTTCAAGACCGCCCTCTATCCGCAGGAGAAGCGCGATGCCGCTTGA
- a CDS encoding phosphoadenylyl-sulfate reductase has protein sequence MPLDAHALVAARAATLNADLVGSGPQAMLDRTLRDARLGDIALVSSFGAESVVLLHMVAQVDRATPILFLETGMLFAETLAYQRQVADDLGLTDIRVIRPDNTDLFLHDPEGDLHGRDPDTCCAIRKTKPLELALQEFDGWITGRKRHQTEDRADLVPFEVEVGKLRINPLADWTPADIAAHIDAHDLPRHPLVAQGFASLGCAPCTTKVAPGEDPRAGRWRGRQKTECGIHFAGGRVWPTAPRG, from the coding sequence ATGCCGCTTGATGCCCACGCCCTCGTCGCCGCCCGCGCGGCGACCCTGAACGCCGACCTCGTCGGCTCCGGCCCGCAGGCGATGCTGGACCGGACATTGCGCGACGCGCGCCTGGGCGACATCGCGCTGGTGTCGTCCTTCGGTGCCGAATCCGTGGTCCTTCTGCACATGGTGGCGCAGGTCGACCGGGCGACGCCGATCCTGTTCCTGGAGACGGGGATGCTGTTCGCCGAGACCCTGGCCTATCAGCGGCAGGTGGCGGACGACCTGGGCCTGACCGATATCCGCGTGATCCGGCCCGACAACACCGACCTGTTCCTGCATGACCCCGAGGGCGACCTGCATGGCCGCGACCCGGACACATGCTGCGCGATCCGCAAGACCAAGCCGCTGGAGCTTGCCTTGCAGGAGTTCGACGGCTGGATCACCGGGCGCAAGAGGCACCAGACCGAGGACCGCGCCGACCTGGTCCCGTTCGAGGTCGAGGTCGGCAAGCTGCGCATCAACCCGCTGGCCGATTGGACACCCGCCGACATCGCAGCGCATATAGACGCCCACGACCTGCCCCGTCATCCGCTCGTGGCGCAGGGCTTCGCGTCGCTCGGCTGCGCACCCTGCACGACCAAGGTGGCGCCGGGCGAGGACCCGCGCGCGGGCCGGTGGCGCGGACGTCAGAAGACCGAATGCGGCATCCATTTCGCCGGAGGCCGCGTCTGGCCCACCGCACCACGAGGATAG
- a CDS encoding DUF934 domain-containing protein: MPIVTDTGFAPDDLNACFAPSDALPANGPLAVDIAPDADLDPLLVRLPEVTAIRVAFPSFADGRGFTVARVLRRAGFAGRLRAAGHVIADQYAMARRAGFDEVEIDDALAARQPEDQWLARADWRAHDYQDRLGRRRDARPQAPA, from the coding sequence ATGCCCATCGTGACCGATACGGGTTTCGCGCCCGACGACCTGAACGCGTGCTTTGCGCCCTCGGACGCGCTGCCGGCGAATGGCCCGCTTGCCGTCGATATCGCGCCCGACGCCGACCTGGACCCTTTGCTGGTCCGGCTGCCGGAGGTGACGGCGATCCGCGTCGCGTTCCCGTCCTTCGCCGATGGGCGTGGCTTTACCGTCGCGCGCGTGCTGCGGCGGGCGGGGTTTGCCGGGCGCCTGCGCGCGGCCGGCCACGTCATCGCCGACCAATACGCCATGGCCCGCCGGGCCGGTTTCGACGAGGTCGAGATCGACGACGCCCTTGCCGCGCGCCAGCCTGAGGATCAGTGGCTCGCCCGCGCCGATTGGCGGGCGCACGACTATCAGGATCGTCTCGGCCGCCGCCGCGACGCCCGGCCGCAAGCCCCCGCCTAG
- a CDS encoding ferredoxin--NADP reductase has protein sequence MTATPTAAPVLPDAQTVTSVTHWTDRLFSFRVTRPASLRFRSGEFVMIGLMGDPDPKTGRQKPILRAYSIASPAWDDELEFYSIKVQDGPLTSRLQHIQPGDQIILRPKPVGTLVHDALLPGKRLWFFSTGTGFAPFASLLREPETWESYDEVIVTHTCREVAELEYGRRLIADLRRDELIGELIGDKLKYYPTTTRETSPVMGRITDRLRDGSAFADLGVDGIAPETDRAMVCGSLDFNVEMKEVLEGFGLEEGANSDPKHYVVEKAFVG, from the coding sequence ATGACCGCCACGCCGACCGCCGCCCCCGTCCTGCCCGATGCCCAGACCGTGACGTCCGTGACCCACTGGACCGACAGGCTGTTCAGCTTCCGCGTCACGCGGCCCGCCTCGCTGCGCTTTCGGTCGGGCGAGTTCGTGATGATCGGGTTGATGGGCGACCCGGACCCGAAGACCGGGCGGCAGAAGCCGATCCTGCGGGCCTATTCCATCGCCTCGCCTGCCTGGGACGACGAGTTGGAGTTCTATTCGATCAAGGTTCAGGACGGCCCTCTGACGTCGCGGTTGCAGCATATCCAGCCGGGCGATCAGATCATCCTGCGCCCCAAACCCGTGGGCACGCTGGTCCACGACGCGCTCCTGCCCGGCAAGCGGCTTTGGTTCTTTTCCACCGGCACCGGGTTCGCGCCCTTCGCCTCGCTCCTGCGCGAACCGGAGACGTGGGAAAGCTATGACGAGGTCATCGTGACCCATACCTGCCGCGAAGTGGCGGAACTGGAGTATGGCCGGCGCCTGATCGCGGACCTGCGGCGGGACGAACTGATCGGGGAGTTGATCGGCGACAAGCTGAAATACTATCCGACCACAACACGCGAGACGTCGCCCGTGATGGGCCGGATCACCGACCGGCTACGCGATGGCAGCGCTTTTGCCGATCTCGGCGTCGATGGCATTGCCCCCGAGACGGACCGCGCGATGGTCTGCGGATCGCTCGATTTCAACGTCGAGATGAAAGAGGTCCTGGAGGGGTTCGGCCTTGAGGAAGGCGCGAACTCCGATCCCAAGCACTACGTCGTCGAAAAGGCATTCGTCGGCTGA
- the infC gene encoding translation initiation factor IF-3, whose amino-acid sequence MARRPHNAPPQRDTGPRVNDRIRAVEIRLIGADGENVGVVSPARARQLAEDAGLDLVEISPNATPPVCKIMDFGKFKYETQKKESEARKKQKIIEVKEVKFRPNTDTHDYDVKMRNVFKFLENGDKVKVTLRFRGREMAHQNLGRELLERVADDTKEIGKVENFPKMEGRQMVMMIGPTQR is encoded by the coding sequence ATCGCCCGAAGACCACACAACGCGCCCCCGCAGCGCGACACCGGACCCCGCGTCAACGACCGCATCCGCGCCGTCGAGATTCGCCTGATCGGCGCCGATGGCGAAAACGTGGGCGTCGTCAGCCCCGCCCGCGCCCGCCAGCTGGCCGAGGATGCCGGCCTCGACCTTGTCGAGATCAGCCCGAACGCGACGCCGCCCGTCTGCAAGATAATGGATTTCGGCAAGTTCAAGTACGAGACCCAGAAGAAGGAATCCGAGGCGCGCAAGAAGCAGAAGATCATCGAGGTGAAGGAGGTGAAGTTCCGCCCCAACACCGACACGCATGATTACGACGTCAAGATGCGCAACGTCTTCAAGTTCCTGGAGAACGGCGACAAGGTGAAGGTCACCCTGCGCTTCCGCGGCCGCGAAATGGCCCACCAGAACCTGGGCCGCGAACTTCTGGAACGGGTCGCCGACGACACCAAGGAAATCGGCAAGGTCGAGAACTTCCCCAAGATGGAAGGCCGGCAGATGGTCATGATGATCGGCCCGACCCAGCGCTGA